From a single Cherax quadricarinatus isolate ZL_2023a chromosome 7, ASM3850222v1, whole genome shotgun sequence genomic region:
- the LOC128686826 gene encoding sodium- and chloride-dependent glycine transporter 2 translates to MGKEKTKEVTSVESSVDEEERGEWGNQCEFFLSCLGYAVGFGNVWRFPYLCYKNGGAAFLIPYTIMLLCAGLPLFFLELALGQYVSLGPNILFPKLVPFFGGLGWAMVMLSLLVAIYYNMILAWTFFYTFASFTSELPWGHCNNYFNSLECYTEELAASCRNQSMYYYNSTCVSSEVYCKAAGLKALNATHCQSAASMKLAEGAVSRISASEDYFRNRMLGVTGTTWDDMGEMRWELVGCLALSWVLVAACMVKGVKSSGKVVYFTALFPYVVLVILFIRGITLKGAYTGIEFYILKPNMTRLTEIEVWNDAATQIFYSLGSSFGGLITLASYNKFKNNCMRDAIIIAFSNCGTSVFAGFVIFSILGFLATELGVEVKDVVSSGSGLAFVVYPAAVTHMPVPPVWSLLFFFMLISLGLDSQFTMVETIATALFDQFEFLRSKKPQVVGTLCISLFLCGLTMCLDGGIYMFELFNWYSAGISVIILGIIELAVVAYIYGFKKFMRNISEEMGIHVPLPLYIYWAATWLVITPVALVIILVLSIYYYTPAYFGSYIYPLRIQILGWFLCLVSLVFLPLGTIYVFAKGDKRGKELFTASPDFCPHHVRKEREKDGEFKNGQPVGVFRYTYDNEGYQEPTAKIYPAIPAVDNSPVYSHAPGYSNHI, encoded by the exons ATGGGGAAAGAAAAAACCAAAGAGGTGACATCGGTGGAGTCATCAGTGGatgaagaggagagaggagagtgggggAACCAGTGTGagttcttcctctcctgtcttggCTATGCTGTTGGCTTCGGCAACGTGTGGAGGTTCCCTTACCTCTGTTACAAGAACGGCGGTG CGGCGTTCCTCATCCCCTACACGATCATGCTGTTGTGTGCTGGATTACCCTTGTTCTTCCTGGAGCTGGCACTAGGCCAGTACGTCAGCCTCGGACCAAATATCCTCTTCCCGAAGCTGGTGCCCTTCTTCGGTG GGCTGGGGTGGGCCATGGTGATGTTGTCACTACTGGTCGCTATCTACTACAATATGATTCTTGCCTGGACGTTTTTCTACACCTTCGCTTCCTTCACCAGCGAGCTGCCCTGGGGACACTGCAATAATTATTTTAATTCTCTCG AATGTTACACCGAGGAGCTGGCGGCGTCATGCAGGAACCAATCCATGTACTACTACAACAGCACTTGCGTCAGCTCTGAAGTGTACTGCAAGGCAGCTGGCTTAAAAGCCTTGAATGCCACACACTGTCAATCAGCAGCCAGTATGAAGCTAGCCGAGGGAGCTGTGTCCAGAATATCTGCTAGCGAGGACTATTTTAG GAACCGCATGTTAGGTGTGACAGGAACCACCTGGGACGACATGGGAGAGATGAGGTGGGAACTGGTTGGTTGCCTGGCTCTATCCTGGGTACTGGTCGCTGCCTGCATGGTCAAGGGAGTCAAGAGCTCTGGCAAAGTGGTTTATTTCACGGCTCTTTTCCCTTATGTTGTTCTCGTTATTCTTTTCATTCGAG GTATCACCTTGAAGGGAGCGTACACTGGTATTGAATTTTACATCCTGAAGCCTAATATGACGCGGCTTACTGAGATTGAAGTGTGGAATGATGCTGCCACACAGATCTTCTACTCGCTCGGTTCATCGTTTGGTGGCCTGATTACACTTGCATCATACAATAAGTTCAAAAACAACTGCATGCG AGATGCTATCATCATTGCTTTTTCCAACTGTGGTACTTCGGTATTTGCCGGCTTCGTGATCTTCAGCATCCTGGGGTTCCTGGCTACAGAGCTTGGGGTTGAAGTGAAGGACGTTGTGTCTTCAGGTTCTGGTCTTGCCTTCGTGGTGTACCCAGCAGCCGTCACTCATATGCCTGTACCACCAGTATGGTCGCTACTCTTCTTCTTTATGCTCATCTCTCTTGGTCTCGACTCTCAG TTCACAATGGTAGAGACGATAGCCACAGCTCTCTTCGATCAGTTTGAATTCTTGCGAAGCAAAAAGCCACAAGTAGTGGGAACCTTGTGTATTTCGTTATTTCTCTGTGGCTTAACCATGTGTCTGGACGGTGGCATTTACATGTTCGAGCTCTTCAACTGGTACTCTGCTGGAATTTCTGTCATCATCTTGGGAATTATTGAACTCGCAGTTGTTGCATATATTTATG GTTTTAAAAAGTTCATGAGGAATATTTCTGAAGAAATGGGTATTCACGTTCCTCTACCACTTTATATCTATTGGGCTGCCACTTGGCTTGTTATCACACCAGTGGCACTTGTT ATAATTTTGGTTTTGTCAATCTACTACTACACTCCAGCCTATTTTGGAAGCTACATCTACCCTCTAAGAATCCAAATACTGGGCTGGTTCCTGTGTCTTGTTTCGCTCGTCTTCCTCCCACTTGGCACTATTTATGTTTTTGcgaaaggggacaagagagggAAAGAACTGTTCACAGCATCTCCAGATTTCTGCCCTCACC